In Capsicum annuum cultivar UCD-10X-F1 chromosome 11, UCD10Xv1.1, whole genome shotgun sequence, one genomic interval encodes:
- the LOC107847101 gene encoding uncharacterized protein LOC107847101, producing the protein MLPWRETREDFTAGDDPERPTKKPRRQQKKASHTDVHEEREQSFCCCKSNNSLWFLRGAEELPSTEFDLKEEDKRYMSMCRVVVSSCIFGSSDFLRRPTSRLMCMKALLFSCLTSRDQLSFVFTFLKLKRMNPSNPFHLNMFKDCECRSLVKLFHHREPSAPPPPRIV; encoded by the exons ATGTTGCCTTGGAGAGAAACGCGAGAAGATTTTACTGCAGGTGATGACCCTGAACGCCCAACAAAGAAACCCCGTAGGCAGC AAAAGAAAGCTTCCCATACTGATGTTCATGAAGAAAGAGAACAATCATTTTGTTGCTGTAAATCAAACAATTCATTGTGGTTTTTGAGGGGAGCTGAAGAGCTTCCAAGTACTGAATTTGATTTGAAAGAGGAGGACAAAAGATACATGAGTATGTGCAGAGTGGTCGTATCATCATGTATTTTTGGAAGCTCTGATTTTTTAAGAAGGCCGACAAGCAGATTG ATGTGCATGAAGGCTCTTTTATTCTCTTGCCTCACTTCACGTGACCAACTAAGCTTTGTATTTACATTCCTAAAGCTGAAGAGAATGAATCCATCCAATCCGTTCCATTTAAATATGTTTAAG GACTGCGAGTGTAGGTCACTGGTCAAGTTGTTCCATCACAGAGAGCCATCTGCTCCACCTCCTCCAAGAATAGTTTGA